A stretch of Gemmobacter fulvus DNA encodes these proteins:
- a CDS encoding Rne/Rng family ribonuclease, with protein MAKKMLIDATHAEETRVVVVDGNKVEEFDFETVNKRQLQGNIYLAKVTRVEPSLQAAFVDYGGNRHGFLAFAEIHPDYYQIPVADRKALLDEERALARAEEDEDNRSRSRSGGNRNGQKPRPNGNGNGRSDAQAEAVASDDAVISAEVADAEAPEIKGMDVVDLGEETGADALFVSRNADRAEIASERSQSEAHYEAVDHAADVDDEIESVAEEDVAEEIRAPRKPRARRYKIQEVIKMRQIMLVQVVKEERGNKGAALTTYLSLAGRYCVLMPNTARGGGISRKITQAADRKKLKEIAGEMEVPEGAGLIIRTAGAKRTKPEIKRDYEYLMRLWEQIRELTLRSIAPAPIYEEGDLIKRSIRDLYNREIDEVLVEGEGGYRTAKDFMRMIMPSHAKVVQRYAEPMPLFARYQVESYLAGMFNPVVQLKSGGYIVIGVTEALVAIDVNSGRATKEGSIEETALKTNLEAADEVARQLRLRDLAGLIVIDFIDMEERRNNASVEKRLKDKLKTDRARIQVGRISGFGLMEMSRQRLRPGMLESTTQPCPHCHGTGLIRSDDSLALQILRALEEEGTRKRSKEVLLKAPVAVINYLINNKREHIALIEARYGMAVRLEADPHMISPDFSIEKFKTAVRVVPDMSAVISGNAALMGAPVAEEEEDPDLPLDEEEDEADEAEAEARGDADGEGNGEGGNGSKKKRRRRRRGRGGSSKYRDENGNETGSDDEDEDDLDGEEDEAEAVEAPAADAVTAPVATMAEAEATVVAEAMAEVAVAEAEAEVVAKPAAKSSKSAAGKAAGTKTTAAKTSKPATSKAKAPKAAAAEKGEAVADAAEPAPKLKSTRTRTTSSAKAKAKAAAEAEAAAAAPEADVAAAPVVEAPVAAPVAEVPPQPAAPVLQADPGMEPVLEAVSADPAEAEAAEDDEPKAKRKGWWSLGR; from the coding sequence ATGGCCAAGAAAATGCTTATTGATGCCACCCACGCCGAGGAAACTCGGGTGGTCGTGGTCGACGGAAACAAGGTCGAGGAATTCGATTTCGAGACCGTAAACAAACGGCAACTGCAAGGAAATATCTACCTCGCCAAAGTGACCCGCGTGGAGCCTTCGCTTCAGGCGGCCTTTGTCGATTACGGCGGCAACCGCCACGGTTTTCTCGCCTTTGCCGAAATTCACCCCGATTATTACCAGATCCCCGTCGCGGATCGCAAAGCCCTGCTGGATGAAGAGCGGGCCTTGGCACGCGCCGAAGAGGACGAGGACAACCGTTCGCGTTCGCGGTCGGGCGGCAATCGCAACGGGCAGAAACCGCGCCCGAACGGCAATGGCAATGGCCGGTCCGATGCTCAGGCCGAGGCGGTGGCCTCTGATGATGCGGTGATCAGCGCCGAGGTGGCGGACGCAGAAGCGCCCGAAATCAAGGGCATGGATGTCGTTGATCTGGGTGAAGAAACCGGCGCCGATGCGCTGTTTGTCAGCCGCAACGCCGACCGTGCCGAAATCGCCTCGGAGCGCAGCCAGTCCGAAGCGCATTACGAAGCGGTCGATCACGCCGCCGATGTCGATGACGAGATCGAATCCGTCGCCGAAGAGGATGTGGCCGAAGAAATCCGGGCCCCGCGCAAGCCGCGCGCCCGGCGCTACAAGATCCAGGAAGTCATCAAGATGCGCCAGATCATGCTGGTGCAGGTGGTGAAGGAAGAGCGTGGCAACAAGGGTGCGGCCCTGACCACCTATCTGTCGCTGGCCGGGCGCTATTGCGTGCTGATGCCGAACACCGCGCGCGGGGGCGGCATTTCGCGCAAGATCACCCAGGCGGCGGATCGCAAGAAGCTGAAGGAAATCGCGGGCGAGATGGAGGTGCCGGAAGGTGCCGGCCTGATCATCCGCACGGCCGGGGCCAAACGCACCAAGCCGGAAATCAAGCGCGACTATGAATACCTCATGCGCCTGTGGGAACAGATCCGCGAATTGACGCTGCGCTCCATCGCGCCCGCGCCGATCTATGAGGAAGGCGATCTGATCAAACGCTCGATCCGCGACCTTTATAACCGCGAGATTGACGAAGTGCTGGTCGAAGGCGAGGGCGGCTACCGCACCGCCAAGGACTTCATGCGCATGATCATGCCCAGCCACGCCAAGGTGGTGCAGCGCTATGCCGAGCCTATGCCGCTGTTCGCGCGCTATCAGGTGGAGAGCTATCTGGCAGGCATGTTCAACCCGGTAGTGCAGCTCAAATCCGGTGGTTACATCGTGATCGGTGTGACCGAGGCGCTGGTGGCGATCGACGTGAACTCGGGTCGGGCCACCAAGGAAGGCTCGATCGAAGAAACCGCGCTCAAGACCAACCTTGAAGCGGCGGATGAGGTGGCGCGCCAGTTGCGCCTGCGCGATCTGGCCGGCCTGATCGTGATCGACTTCATCGACATGGAAGAGCGCCGCAACAATGCCTCGGTCGAGAAGCGGTTGAAAGACAAGCTGAAAACCGACCGTGCGCGGATTCAGGTGGGGCGCATCTCGGGCTTTGGCCTGATGGAGATGAGCCGCCAGCGCCTGCGCCCCGGCATGTTGGAAAGCACCACGCAGCCTTGCCCGCATTGCCATGGCACTGGCCTGATCCGCTCGGATGACAGTCTCGCGCTGCAAATCCTGCGCGCGCTGGAAGAAGAGGGCACGCGCAAACGCTCCAAAGAGGTGCTGCTGAAAGCGCCGGTTGCGGTGATCAACTATCTGATCAACAACAAGCGCGAACATATCGCGCTGATCGAGGCGCGTTATGGCATGGCGGTGCGGCTGGAGGCCGATCCGCATATGATCAGCCCCGATTTCAGCATCGAGAAGTTCAAGACGGCGGTGCGGGTTGTGCCGGATATGTCGGCGGTGATTTCCGGCAATGCGGCGCTGATGGGCGCACCTGTGGCGGAAGAAGAGGAAGATCCCGATCTGCCGCTGGACGAGGAAGAAGACGAGGCTGACGAGGCCGAGGCCGAAGCCCGGGGTGATGCCGACGGTGAGGGCAACGGCGAAGGCGGCAACGGATCGAAGAAAAAACGTCGCCGTCGCCGTCGGGGCCGCGGTGGTTCGTCCAAGTATCGGGACGAGAATGGCAATGAAACCGGATCGGACGACGAGGACGAAGACGATCTGGACGGGGAAGAGGACGAGGCAGAGGCCGTGGAGGCCCCCGCAGCCGATGCCGTGACTGCGCCGGTTGCGACAATGGCCGAGGCCGAAGCCACGGTGGTGGCCGAAGCTATGGCCGAGGTCGCGGTGGCCGAAGCCGAGGCAGAGGTGGTTGCGAAACCGGCCGCCAAATCCTCCAAATCGGCGGCAGGCAAGGCGGCTGGAACCAAGACCACTGCGGCCAAGACCAGCAAGCCTGCCACGTCCAAAGCCAAAGCCCCCAAGGCGGCAGCCGCCGAGAAGGGTGAGGCCGTGGCGGATGCGGCAGAACCGGCGCCCAAGCTGAAATCGACCCGCACCCGCACCACAAGCAGCGCCAAGGCCAAAGCCAAGGCTGCCGCCGAGGCGGAAGCCGCAGCGGCAGCACCCGAGGCCGACGTTGCAGCAGCCCCGGTTGTTGAGGCGCCTGTTGCCGCGCCGGTGGCCGAAGTGCCGCCGCAGCCCGCAGCGCCCGTGCTTCAGGCAGATCCGGGAATGGAGCCCGTGCTGGAAGCCGTCAGCGCCGATCCGGCAGAAGCCGAGGCTGCCGAGGACGACGAGCCGAAGGCCAAACGCAAGGGCTGGTGGTCGCTGGGCCGCTGA
- a CDS encoding sigma-54-dependent transcriptional regulator, whose product MARAMKVAIVDDEADMRQSISQWLALSGFDTETYGSAEEALAGITAEFPGVVVSDIKMPGMDGMAFLKRLMSMDSGLPVIMITGHGDVPMAVEAMRIGAFDFLEKPFNPDRMTELAKRATNARRLTLDNRALRRELSDGSILMKKLIGTSPVMERLREDILDLGQADSHVLIDGETGTGKTLVAHALHAVGPRASKKFVTISCAAWSEDQLAAKLFGPTEDGVPLVEEARGGTLCLEDIESLSHALQSRLLTLINDQGTPPETRIIAIVNEHAPDKTLEDILRPDLYYRLGAMMILLPPLRSRGEDILTLFTRMSEQFSEEYGCDAPAVTAQEAAQLLQAPWPGNVRQLVNIAERAVLQNRRGSGSIASLLMADNEASGPALTTEGKPLKDYVDAFERMLIDNTMRRHKGSIVAVMEELCLPRRTLNEKMAKYGLSRSDYV is encoded by the coding sequence ATGGCCCGAGCTATGAAAGTCGCCATCGTCGATGACGAGGCGGATATGCGGCAATCCATCAGCCAGTGGCTGGCATTGTCCGGCTTCGATACGGAAACCTATGGCAGCGCCGAAGAGGCCCTGGCCGGTATCACCGCCGAATTTCCGGGCGTCGTCGTCAGTGACATCAAGATGCCGGGTATGGATGGCATGGCGTTCCTGAAACGGTTGATGAGCATGGATTCCGGCCTGCCGGTGATCATGATCACCGGCCATGGCGATGTGCCGATGGCGGTGGAGGCGATGCGGATCGGCGCCTTCGATTTTCTGGAAAAGCCGTTCAACCCTGACCGGATGACCGAACTTGCCAAACGCGCCACCAATGCGCGCCGCCTGACGCTGGACAACCGCGCCCTGCGCCGCGAGCTGAGCGATGGCTCGATCCTGATGAAAAAGCTGATCGGCACCAGCCCGGTGATGGAACGGCTGCGCGAGGATATTCTCGATCTCGGGCAGGCCGACAGCCATGTGCTGATTGACGGCGAAACCGGCACCGGCAAGACGCTGGTCGCCCATGCGCTGCATGCCGTGGGGCCGCGCGCGTCGAAGAAATTCGTGACGATCTCCTGCGCCGCCTGGTCGGAGGATCAACTGGCCGCCAAGCTGTTTGGCCCGACCGAAGACGGTGTGCCGCTGGTGGAAGAGGCGCGGGGCGGCACGCTTTGCCTTGAGGATATCGAAAGCCTGTCGCATGCGCTGCAATCGCGGTTGCTGACGCTGATCAACGATCAGGGCACGCCGCCGGAAACCCGCATCATCGCCATTGTCAACGAACACGCGCCTGACAAGACGCTGGAGGATATTCTGCGCCCGGATCTGTATTACCGGCTGGGCGCGATGATGATCCTGCTGCCGCCGCTGCGGTCGCGCGGTGAAGACATCCTGACGTTGTTCACCCGCATGTCAGAGCAGTTTTCCGAAGAATATGGCTGTGACGCCCCGGCCGTTACGGCACAGGAGGCGGCGCAACTGCTGCAAGCCCCCTGGCCCGGCAATGTGCGCCAGCTGGTCAATATCGCCGAACGCGCCGTGCTGCAAAACCGCCGTGGCTCCGGCTCCATCGCCTCGCTGCTGATGGCGGATAACGAGGCCTCGGGGCCGGCGCTGACCACCGAAGGCAAGCCGCTGAAAGACTATGTGGATGCGTTTGAGCGCATGTTGATCGACAACACGATGCGCCGCCACAAGGGCAGCATTGTCGCGGTGATGGAAGAATTGTGCCTGCCGCGCCGCACGCTGAACGAAAAGATGGCGAAATACGGCCTGAGCCGGTCTGACTACGTTTAA
- a CDS encoding cytochrome c biogenesis CcdA family protein: MFGIDLFDAGMLPAMLVALMAGVLSFLSPCVLPIVPPYLAYMGGISMPEMRADGSAARRRILLPALFFVMGLSTVFLFLGFTASAFGAFFLKNQELFAKISGAMVIVLGLHFLGVFRIPMLDREARLDAGEQGGSALGAYVLGLAFAFGWTPCIGPQLGAILSLAANEASMTRGTALLGIYAVGLGLPFLLAALFIERAIGLMTRLKRHMKLIERAMGLLLLLVGLALVTGALSDFSFYLLETFPFLATLG, encoded by the coding sequence ATGTTCGGAATTGATCTGTTCGATGCGGGAATGCTGCCCGCGATGCTGGTCGCGTTAATGGCGGGGGTCTTGTCCTTCCTGTCGCCCTGCGTCCTGCCCATCGTGCCGCCCTATCTTGCCTATATGGGCGGGATCTCCATGCCCGAAATGCGCGCCGATGGCAGCGCCGCCCGTCGGCGTATCCTATTGCCCGCGTTGTTTTTCGTCATGGGCCTGTCGACCGTGTTCCTGTTTCTGGGTTTCACCGCCTCGGCCTTCGGTGCGTTTTTCCTGAAAAATCAGGAACTTTTCGCCAAGATTTCGGGTGCAATGGTGATCGTGCTGGGCCTGCATTTTCTGGGCGTGTTCCGCATTCCGATGCTGGACCGCGAGGCGCGGCTGGACGCCGGAGAGCAGGGCGGATCGGCGCTGGGGGCCTATGTTCTGGGGCTGGCCTTCGCCTTTGGCTGGACCCCCTGCATCGGCCCGCAGTTGGGCGCGATCCTGTCGCTGGCCGCGAATGAGGCCAGCATGACGCGCGGCACCGCGTTGCTGGGCATCTATGCGGTGGGGCTGGGCCTGCCGTTCCTGCTCGCGGCGCTGTTCATCGAACGGGCGATTGGCCTGATGACGCGGCTGAAGCGCCACATGAAGCTGATCGAGCGGGCGATGGGCCTGCTGCTGCTTCTGGTCGGGCTGGCGCTGGTCACGGGGGCGCTGTCGGATTTCTCGTTCTACCTGCTGGAGACCTTCCCCTTCCTGGCCACGCTGGGTTGA
- a CDS encoding sulfurtransferase TusA family protein, which produces MQHDADLDCEGLICPLPVLRARKRLLALAPGLILRVRATDAMAAVDLPHFCAGAGHDYLGATALGPATAHFIRRGT; this is translated from the coding sequence ATGCAGCACGATGCGGATCTGGATTGTGAAGGGCTGATCTGCCCGCTGCCGGTGCTGCGGGCGCGCAAACGATTGCTGGCGCTGGCGCCCGGCCTGATCCTGCGCGTGCGCGCCACCGATGCGATGGCGGCGGTGGATCTGCCGCATTTCTGTGCCGGGGCGGGCCATGACTATCTGGGCGCAACCGCCCTCGGGCCGGCTACGGCGCATTTCATCCGGCGCGGCACATGA